In a genomic window of Bradyrhizobium ontarionense:
- the paaD gene encoding 1,2-phenylacetyl-CoA epoxidase subunit PaaD has protein sequence MVVAAISPAELRQRAWDAAATVTDPEIPVLTIDDLGVLREVEVIENRVEVAITPTYSGCPAMNMIALEIELALERAGFRDSHVRTVLSPAWTTDWMSEAGRRKLREYGIAPPQPSSGRRALFGVAEVACPQCGSVETEQLAEFGSTSCKALWRCKSCREPFDYFKCH, from the coding sequence ATGGTAGTCGCCGCCATCAGCCCCGCCGAGTTGCGGCAGCGCGCCTGGGACGCCGCGGCGACGGTGACCGATCCGGAGATTCCCGTGCTGACGATCGACGATCTCGGCGTGTTGCGCGAGGTCGAGGTGATCGAGAATCGCGTCGAAGTCGCGATCACGCCGACCTATTCCGGCTGTCCGGCCATGAACATGATCGCGCTGGAGATCGAGCTGGCCCTGGAGCGCGCCGGCTTCCGCGATAGCCACGTCCGCACCGTGCTGTCGCCGGCCTGGACCACGGACTGGATGAGCGAGGCGGGCCGCCGCAAGCTGCGTGAATACGGCATCGCGCCGCCGCAGCCCTCGAGCGGGCGACGCGCGCTGTTCGGCGTCGCGGAGGTCGCGTGTCCGCAATGCGGGTCCGTCGAGACCGAGCAGCTCGCGGAATTCGGCTCGACCTCGTGCAAGGCGCTCTGGCGCTGCAAGTCGTGCCGCGAGCCGTTCGATTATTTCAAGTGCCACTGA
- a CDS encoding alpha/beta fold hydrolase — protein MTTTVHQPPHIVRANGIDICYEIFGDPTAPPLLLIMGLGAQMIIWDDEFCERLAARGFRVIRFDNRDIGQSGRLHGGRRLTPFELIKLRFFHIPVSAPYRLLDMAKDTVGLMDALDIKSAHLVGASMGGMIAQEIAIFFPQRVRSLTSIMSTTGNPRIPPPTREVAMLLMAPPPKTKDEYIKRFQKTWKLLRAGSFPEDEARDVALAERSFARGINPAGVGRQLRAILASGSRKPRLHLVTAPTLVIHGTVDPLVHHTAGKDTADSIPNAKLLMIERMGHAIPIPMWPQIINAIADHAHGANVQAA, from the coding sequence GTGACAACAACCGTCCATCAGCCGCCGCACATCGTGCGCGCCAACGGTATCGACATCTGCTACGAGATCTTCGGCGACCCCACAGCGCCTCCGCTCCTGTTGATCATGGGCCTCGGCGCCCAGATGATCATCTGGGACGACGAGTTCTGCGAACGCTTGGCAGCACGCGGCTTCCGCGTCATCCGCTTCGACAATCGCGACATCGGCCAATCCGGCAGGCTGCATGGCGGACGCCGGCTGACGCCGTTCGAGCTGATCAAGCTTCGTTTCTTCCACATTCCGGTCTCAGCGCCCTACAGGCTCCTGGACATGGCCAAGGACACGGTCGGCCTGATGGACGCGCTCGACATCAAATCAGCGCACCTGGTCGGCGCCTCGATGGGCGGCATGATCGCGCAGGAGATCGCGATCTTCTTTCCCCAGCGCGTGCGCTCGCTGACCTCGATCATGTCGACGACCGGCAATCCGCGCATTCCGCCGCCGACGCGCGAGGTCGCGATGCTGCTGATGGCGCCGCCGCCGAAGACCAAGGACGAGTACATCAAGCGCTTCCAGAAGACCTGGAAGCTGCTGCGGGCCGGCTCGTTTCCCGAGGATGAGGCGCGCGACGTGGCACTGGCCGAGCGCAGCTTCGCCCGCGGCATCAATCCCGCCGGTGTCGGCCGCCAATTGCGGGCGATCCTGGCCTCGGGCAGCCGCAAGCCGCGCCTGCATCTCGTCACGGCGCCAACGCTCGTGATCCACGGCACGGTCGATCCGCTGGTCCATCACACGGCAGGCAAGGACACAGCGGACTCGATCCCCAATGCAAAGCTGCTGATGATCGAGCGCATGGGTCACGCCATCCCGATCCCGATGTGGCCGCAGATCATCAACGCGATCGCGGACCACGCGCATGGCGCGAACGTGCAGGCGGCTTAG
- the paaE gene encoding 1,2-phenylacetyl-CoA epoxidase subunit PaaE, giving the protein MSTTPRFHRLAIRDLRREASDAVSLTFAIPNELARDYHFAPGQYLTLKTTLGDEEVRRSYSICSGPDDGEIRIAVKRVDGGAFSSFVTDELKRGDEIDVMTPTGRFGVALEPAAARTHVGFAAGSGITPILSIVKAVLAREPNSRFFLFYGNRTTAGMLFREQLEELKDRFLDRFSVFHVISGEEQDLPILHGRLDGEKVRVLLRSLVPADSVDHVFICGPSGMSEDIEATCRALGIADERVHVERFVSGLGGRPRPKAVVPDSAPPKAFAALIIDGKRREVPVAEGEAILDAALRAGVDLPFACKGGMCSTCRAKLVEGRAEMELNYSLEPWELKAGFVLTCQAKPVTERVVVDYDHM; this is encoded by the coding sequence ATGTCGACAACGCCACGCTTCCACCGTCTCGCCATCCGTGACCTGCGCCGCGAGGCGTCCGACGCGGTGTCGCTGACCTTCGCGATTCCGAACGAGCTCGCTCGCGATTATCATTTCGCGCCCGGGCAGTATCTCACGCTGAAGACCACGCTCGGGGACGAGGAGGTCCGGCGCTCCTATTCGATCTGCTCCGGCCCCGACGACGGCGAGATCCGCATCGCCGTGAAGCGCGTCGATGGCGGCGCGTTCTCCAGCTTCGTCACCGACGAATTGAAGCGCGGCGACGAGATCGACGTGATGACGCCGACCGGGCGTTTCGGGGTCGCGCTGGAGCCCGCGGCGGCACGCACCCATGTCGGGTTTGCGGCGGGGTCGGGGATCACGCCGATCCTGTCGATCGTCAAGGCCGTGCTGGCGCGCGAGCCGAACAGCCGCTTCTTCCTGTTCTACGGCAACCGCACCACGGCCGGCATGCTGTTCCGCGAGCAGCTCGAGGAGTTGAAGGACCGCTTCCTCGATCGCTTCTCGGTGTTCCACGTCATCTCCGGCGAGGAGCAGGACCTGCCGATCCTGCACGGCCGCCTCGACGGCGAGAAGGTGCGCGTGCTCCTGCGATCGCTGGTGCCGGCCGACAGCGTCGATCACGTCTTCATCTGCGGTCCCTCGGGCATGAGCGAGGACATCGAGGCGACGTGCCGCGCACTCGGCATTGCCGATGAGCGCGTCCATGTCGAACGCTTCGTCTCTGGCCTTGGCGGTAGACCGCGTCCAAAGGCCGTCGTGCCGGACTCGGCACCGCCGAAGGCGTTCGCGGCGCTGATCATCGACGGCAAGCGCCGCGAGGTGCCGGTAGCGGAAGGCGAGGCCATTCTCGATGCCGCACTGCGCGCCGGCGTCGACCTTCCGTTCGCCTGCAAGGGCGGCATGTGCTCGACCTGCCGTGCCAAGCTGGTCGAGGGCAGAGCGGAGATGGAGCTGAATTACTCACTGGAGCCATGGGAGCTCAAGGCCGGCTTCGTGCTGACCTGCCAGGCCAAGCCAGTGACCGAGCGGGTGGTGGTGGATTACGATCATATGTAG
- the paaK gene encoding phenylacetate--CoA ligase PaaK — protein sequence MTSSKLQPAGSYVPEMDETERASRDEIIALQTQRLAWSLKHAYDNVAHYRRAFDKAGVHPSDFRELADLARFPFTVKTDLRDNYPFNMFAVPREQLVRVHASSGTTGKPIVVGYTRADIATWSTVMARSIRAAGGRSGMIIHNAYGYGLFTGGLGVHYGAEQLGCTVVPISGGMTERQVQLINDFRPDIITVTPSYMLAILDEFKRQGLDPRQSSLKIGIFGAEPWTNAMRAEIEDTFAMDATDIYGLSEVMGPGVAQECLETKDGLHIWEDHFYPEIVDPDTGKVLPDGEMGELVFTSLTKQAFPVIRYRTRDLTRLLPGTARPGMRRMEKVTGRSDDMIILRGVNLFPSQIEEILLTTEWCGGHFMLELTREGRMDELTIYAESRPEHWDESGLGAHAERVSVHIKNTIGLSAKVKVVPPDTLERSAGKAKRIKDKRPAG from the coding sequence ATGACATCGAGCAAGCTTCAACCGGCCGGCAGCTACGTGCCCGAGATGGACGAGACCGAGCGCGCCTCGCGCGACGAGATCATCGCGCTGCAGACCCAGCGCCTCGCCTGGTCGCTCAAGCATGCCTATGACAACGTCGCCCATTACCGGCGAGCCTTCGACAAGGCCGGCGTGCACCCATCGGATTTCCGCGAGCTCGCCGATCTCGCCAGATTCCCGTTCACGGTGAAGACGGACCTGCGCGACAATTATCCCTTCAACATGTTCGCCGTGCCGCGCGAGCAGCTGGTGCGGGTGCACGCCTCCTCGGGCACCACCGGCAAGCCGATCGTGGTCGGCTATACCAGGGCCGACATCGCCACCTGGTCCACCGTGATGGCGCGCTCGATCCGCGCCGCCGGCGGCCGCAGCGGCATGATCATCCATAACGCCTATGGCTACGGCCTGTTCACCGGCGGTCTCGGCGTCCACTACGGCGCCGAACAGCTCGGCTGCACGGTCGTTCCGATCTCCGGCGGCATGACCGAGCGGCAGGTGCAGCTGATCAACGATTTCCGCCCCGACATCATCACGGTGACGCCGAGCTACATGCTGGCGATCCTCGACGAGTTCAAGCGCCAGGGCCTCGATCCCCGGCAGAGCTCGCTCAAGATCGGCATCTTCGGCGCCGAGCCGTGGACCAACGCGATGCGCGCCGAGATCGAGGACACGTTTGCGATGGACGCCACCGATATCTACGGCTTGTCGGAGGTGATGGGCCCCGGCGTCGCGCAGGAATGCCTGGAAACCAAGGACGGGCTGCACATCTGGGAGGATCATTTCTACCCGGAGATCGTCGATCCCGACACCGGCAAGGTGCTGCCGGACGGCGAGATGGGCGAACTGGTGTTCACCTCGCTGACCAAGCAGGCGTTCCCGGTGATCCGCTATCGCACCCGCGACCTGACGCGGTTGTTGCCGGGCACCGCGCGTCCCGGGATGCGGCGGATGGAAAAGGTCACGGGCCGCTCCGACGACATGATCATCCTGCGCGGCGTCAACCTGTTCCCGTCGCAGATCGAGGAGATCCTGCTGACCACCGAATGGTGCGGCGGCCATTTCATGCTGGAGCTCACCCGTGAGGGCCGCATGGACGAGCTGACGATCTATGCGGAATCTCGCCCCGAACACTGGGACGAGTCCGGCCTCGGCGCGCACGCCGAGCGGGTCTCGGTCCACATCAAGAACACCATCGGCCTGAGCGCCAAGGTGAAGGTGGTCCCGCCGGATACACTGGAACGCTCGGCGGGCAAGGCAAAGCGGATCAAGGACAAGCGTCCGGCGGGGTAG
- the paaI gene encoding hydroxyphenylacetyl-CoA thioesterase PaaI has translation MADGPCVRGDRAVSGETALSPDALARACADAMWQDDRASQGLGMQIVEIGPGRAALQMTVQPHMVNGHGIAHGGFIFTLADSAFAFACNSHNDRTVAAQGSISFIRPGKLGDVLVARAHEVSRSGRSGIYDVRVSAGDTVIAEFRGHSRSIGGTLVPAGTTDATS, from the coding sequence ATGGCCGACGGCCCGTGCGTGCGTGGAGACCGGGCGGTGAGCGGCGAAACCGCGCTCTCCCCCGACGCGCTGGCCCGCGCCTGCGCCGACGCGATGTGGCAGGATGATCGCGCCAGCCAAGGACTCGGCATGCAGATCGTCGAGATCGGCCCCGGACGCGCCGCGCTGCAGATGACGGTCCAGCCGCACATGGTCAACGGCCATGGCATCGCCCATGGCGGCTTCATCTTCACGCTGGCGGATTCTGCCTTCGCTTTCGCCTGCAACTCCCACAACGACCGCACCGTGGCGGCGCAGGGCAGCATCAGCTTCATCCGCCCCGGCAAGCTCGGCGATGTCCTGGTGGCGCGCGCGCACGAGGTCTCGCGCAGCGGCCGCTCGGGCATCTACGACGTCCGCGTCAGCGCCGGCGACACCGTGATCGCTGAATTCCGCGGCCATTCCCGCAGCATCGGCGGCACGCTGGTGCCGGCCGGCACGACCGACGCCACCAGCTGA
- a CDS encoding phasin, translating to MTTETNTVFDSVKEAFAPMTDALKNMPTMDVPEQAREFVKKTASTAKERAAEALAGSEKVTSAIETAVFDGVTEAGKISRNIQQALYQDTEAFFDGIDKLASAKSFSEAVQIQGELARARGEALVARAKSTSEYVSKLVTEGAKVAQENMAKAYNKTA from the coding sequence ATGACCACCGAGACCAATACCGTGTTCGACAGCGTCAAAGAGGCGTTTGCGCCGATGACCGACGCGCTCAAGAACATGCCGACCATGGACGTGCCGGAGCAGGCCCGGGAGTTCGTGAAGAAGACGGCGTCCACTGCCAAGGAACGCGCCGCGGAGGCCCTGGCGGGCTCCGAGAAGGTCACCTCCGCGATCGAGACCGCTGTGTTCGATGGCGTGACCGAGGCCGGCAAGATCAGCCGCAACATCCAGCAGGCGCTGTACCAGGACACCGAGGCGTTCTTCGACGGCATCGACAAGCTGGCGTCCGCCAAGTCGTTCAGCGAGGCCGTCCAGATCCAGGGCGAGCTCGCGCGTGCGCGCGGCGAAGCGCTCGTGGCTCGTGCCAAGTCGACCAGCGAATATGTCAGCAAGCTGGTGACCGAGGGCGCCAAGGTCGCCCAGGAGAACATGGCGAAGGCCTACAACAAGACCGCCTGA
- a CDS encoding bifunctional alpha/beta hydrolase/OsmC family protein produces MPTERFQFEGASGEQLAAALDLPDGTPRAFALFAHCFSCGKDTHAARRIAMALTAHGIAVLRFDFTGLGSSEGDFANTTFSSNVADLVRAADHLRETRQAPAILIGHSLGGAAVLAAASDIPDAKAIVTIAAPSDPAHVTALFKDSLDAIRRDGSAEVSLAGRPFRISSSFLDDVAEQRLLDKVKHLHKALLVMHSPIDETVGIDNATKIFVAAKHPKSFISLDHADHLISRKDDAAYIAEVIASWAGRYVAAPTALPEANDGPRDVVVRETRTSKLQQSIALGPHHLTADEPVSVGGQDSGPGPYDLLLAALGACTSMTLRLYADRKSLPLDRITVTLRHSKIHAEDCAECETKVGLIDQLERVIRLDGALDDEQRKRLMEIADKCPVHRTLTSEIRIVTRAAE; encoded by the coding sequence ATGCCGACCGAACGTTTCCAATTTGAAGGCGCTAGCGGCGAGCAGCTTGCCGCGGCACTCGACCTGCCCGACGGCACGCCGCGGGCCTTTGCGCTGTTCGCGCATTGCTTCTCCTGCGGCAAGGACACGCACGCGGCGCGTCGCATTGCGATGGCGCTGACGGCCCACGGCATCGCCGTGCTGCGCTTCGACTTCACCGGCCTCGGCTCCAGCGAAGGCGATTTCGCCAACACGACGTTCTCGTCCAATGTCGCCGATCTCGTCCGCGCGGCCGATCACCTGCGCGAAACACGGCAGGCGCCGGCGATCCTGATCGGCCACAGCCTTGGCGGCGCCGCGGTGCTGGCAGCGGCCAGCGACATTCCGGACGCGAAAGCCATCGTCACGATCGCGGCGCCGTCGGATCCGGCCCATGTCACCGCGCTGTTCAAGGACAGCCTCGACGCCATCCGCCGCGACGGCTCGGCCGAGGTCTCGCTCGCCGGGCGTCCGTTCCGGATCAGCAGCTCCTTCCTCGACGACGTCGCCGAGCAACGGCTGCTCGACAAGGTCAAGCATCTGCACAAAGCGCTGCTGGTGATGCACTCTCCGATCGACGAGACCGTCGGCATCGATAATGCGACGAAGATCTTCGTCGCGGCCAAACATCCGAAGAGCTTCATCTCGCTCGATCATGCCGATCATCTCATCAGCAGGAAGGACGATGCCGCGTACATCGCCGAGGTGATCGCCAGTTGGGCCGGCCGCTACGTTGCCGCGCCGACGGCCCTCCCCGAAGCAAACGATGGTCCGCGCGATGTGGTCGTGCGCGAGACGCGGACGAGCAAGCTGCAGCAGAGCATCGCGCTCGGCCCGCACCATCTGACCGCCGACGAGCCGGTCTCCGTCGGCGGCCAGGATTCCGGCCCCGGCCCGTACGATCTGCTGCTGGCGGCATTGGGCGCCTGCACCTCGATGACGCTGCGGCTCTATGCCGACCGCAAGTCCCTGCCGCTCGATCGGATCACCGTCACCCTGCGCCACAGCAAGATCCATGCGGAGGACTGCGCGGAGTGCGAGACCAAGGTCGGCCTGATCGATCAGCTCGAGCGCGTGATCCGTCTGGACGGCGCACTCGATGACGAGCAGCGCAAGAGGCTGATGGAGATCGCCGACAAGTGCCCGGTGCACCGGACCCTGACGTCGGAGATCCGCATCGTCACGCGCGCGGCGGAATGA
- the paaC gene encoding 1,2-phenylacetyl-CoA epoxidase subunit PaaC, with product MTAPSITVSETPLVLYTLRRADDALILGHRLSEWCGHAPMLEEDMALSNMALDLIGQARELYGYAAKVEGRDNDEDKLAYLRDVRQYRNLLLVERPNGDFAHTMVRQLSYAAFADLYWRGMMGSTDATLAAIAAKSEKECAYHLRHASEWVIRLGDGTDESHRRAQTGIDDLWAYTGEMFGVDESERELIESGIAIDPTMLLPEWLVTVSHVAREATLVLPENDWMQQGGRDGRHSEHLGHLLSELQYMQRSFPGATW from the coding sequence ATGACTGCTCCCTCGATCACCGTCTCCGAAACGCCGCTGGTGCTCTACACCTTGCGCCGCGCCGACGATGCGCTGATCCTCGGTCATCGGCTGTCCGAATGGTGTGGCCATGCGCCCATGCTCGAAGAGGACATGGCGCTGTCCAACATGGCGCTCGACCTGATCGGCCAGGCCCGCGAGCTCTACGGCTACGCCGCCAAGGTCGAGGGCCGCGACAACGACGAGGACAAGCTCGCCTATCTCCGCGACGTCAGGCAGTACCGCAATCTGCTGCTGGTCGAACGCCCGAATGGTGACTTCGCGCATACGATGGTGCGGCAATTGTCCTACGCGGCCTTCGCCGATCTCTACTGGCGCGGCATGATGGGCTCGACGGATGCGACCCTGGCAGCGATCGCCGCCAAGTCGGAGAAGGAATGCGCCTATCATCTGCGCCATGCCAGCGAATGGGTGATCAGGCTCGGCGACGGCACTGACGAGAGCCATCGCCGCGCGCAGACGGGGATCGATGACCTCTGGGCCTATACCGGCGAGATGTTCGGCGTCGATGAGAGTGAACGCGAACTCATCGAGTCAGGCATCGCCATCGATCCGACGATGCTGCTGCCGGAATGGCTGGTGACCGTCTCGCATGTCGCGCGCGAGGCGACACTCGTGCTTCCGGAGAACGACTGGATGCAGCAGGGCGGCCGCGACGGCCGGCACAGCGAGCATCTCGGCCATCTCCTGAGCGAGCTGCAATACATGCAGCGCAGCTTCCCCGGTGCGACATGGTAG
- the paaX gene encoding phenylacetic acid degradation operon negative regulatory protein PaaX, whose protein sequence is MPQPLSRIVSQLKSEPSRTGSLIVTVFGDAVVPRGGTVWLGTLLEFFAGLDIDGGVVRTAMSRLTAEGWFERTKSGRNSFYRLTRRGEQTFAAATRHIYDSPPSEWNGSFELLLIGSADDREQARTALRDAGFGSPLPGVFVAPSRIAVPDAAEGAIRLQASAGSDMARRLVAESWALERTAEAYRKFSASFAPLRFTMDRGEALSDSQAFTARILLIHHYRRIVLRDPQLPVELLPKDWPGRQARALCGEIYRLLLPGSERWLDDHATNEEGPLPPAGAALTGRFAGDAEPL, encoded by the coding sequence ATGCCGCAGCCGCTCTCCCGCATCGTCAGCCAGCTCAAGAGCGAACCGTCGCGGACCGGCTCGCTCATCGTCACCGTATTCGGCGACGCCGTCGTGCCGCGCGGCGGCACCGTCTGGCTCGGCACCTTGCTCGAATTCTTTGCGGGTCTCGATATCGACGGCGGCGTCGTGCGCACGGCGATGTCGCGGTTGACGGCGGAAGGCTGGTTCGAGCGCACCAAGAGCGGCCGCAACAGCTTCTATCGCCTGACCCGGCGCGGCGAGCAGACCTTCGCCGCCGCCACCCGCCACATCTACGATTCCCCGCCGTCGGAATGGAACGGCAGCTTCGAGCTGCTCCTGATCGGCAGCGCCGACGATCGCGAGCAGGCGCGGACCGCGCTGCGGGATGCAGGCTTCGGCAGCCCGCTGCCGGGCGTGTTCGTGGCGCCCTCCAGGATCGCCGTGCCCGATGCCGCAGAGGGCGCCATCCGACTGCAGGCCTCCGCCGGTTCCGACATGGCGCGGCGACTGGTGGCCGAGAGCTGGGCGCTGGAGCGGACGGCCGAAGCCTATCGCAAGTTCAGCGCCTCCTTCGCGCCGCTCAGATTCACGATGGATCGGGGCGAGGCGCTGTCGGACAGCCAGGCCTTCACTGCGCGCATCCTGCTGATCCACCATTACCGCCGCATCGTCTTGCGCGATCCGCAACTGCCGGTCGAGCTGCTGCCGAAGGACTGGCCGGGGCGGCAGGCGCGCGCGCTGTGCGGCGAGATCTATCGGCTGCTGCTGCCGGGCTCCGAGCGCTGGCTCGACGACCATGCCACCAACGAGGAAGGACCTTTGCCGCCGGCGGGTGCGGCGCTGACGGGGCGTTTCGCCGGCGATGCCGAGCCGCTTTAA
- the paaB gene encoding 1,2-phenylacetyl-CoA epoxidase subunit PaaB, with protein MATPNTPLWEVFIRSRNGLAHKHCGSLHAPDATMALQAARDLYTRRGEGLSIWVVPSSAITASDPADKGMMFEPAETKIYRHPTFYEVPEEVGHM; from the coding sequence ATGGCGACACCGAACACGCCGTTGTGGGAAGTCTTCATCCGCAGCCGCAACGGGCTCGCGCACAAGCATTGCGGCTCGCTGCACGCGCCGGACGCGACGATGGCACTGCAGGCCGCGCGCGACCTCTACACCCGCCGCGGCGAGGGCCTGTCGATCTGGGTGGTGCCGTCGAGCGCGATCACCGCGTCCGATCCCGCCGACAAGGGCATGATGTTCGAGCCGGCTGAAACGAAAATCTACCGCCATCCGACGTTCTACGAGGTGCCCGAGGAAGTCGGGCATATGTGA
- a CDS encoding GIY-YIG nuclease family protein — protein MTEGGAYLYILPCADDRLYIGTTRTALEIRLAQHNDGTFSGYTLTRRPVKLVYSQWFERITDAIESERRLKKWSRAKKDALIRGDLDALQALSARRTGFEGTPSPASKRSSKQ, from the coding sequence ATGACGGAAGGCGGCGCGTATCTCTACATCCTGCCCTGCGCCGATGACCGGCTCTATATCGGGACAACGAGGACCGCGCTGGAAATACGCCTGGCGCAACACAATGACGGAACCTTCAGCGGCTACACGCTGACACGACGGCCGGTCAAACTGGTGTACTCACAATGGTTCGAGCGGATCACGGACGCCATCGAAAGCGAGCGCCGGTTGAAAAAGTGGAGCCGCGCCAAGAAGGATGCCTTGATCCGCGGCGATCTCGATGCGCTGCAGGCTCTCTCTGCGCGCAGAACGGGATTCGAGGGAACACCTTCGCCAGCGTCCAAACGGAGCTCAAAGCAATGA
- the paaA gene encoding 1,2-phenylacetyl-CoA epoxidase subunit PaaA, protein MYTQALNSPEEGTLVEDAAGASRFQARIDAEERIEPNDWMPSAYRKTLIRQISQHAHSEIVGMLPEGNWITRAPSLRRKAALLAKVQDECGHGLYLYAAAETLGASREELVDAMLAGKAKYSSIFNYPTLTWADIGVIGWLVDGAAIMNQIPLCRCSYGPYARAMIRVCKEESFHQRQGYEIMLTLCRGTAEQKAMAQDALNRWWWPVLMMFGPPDQASQHSDASTKWKIKRFSNDELRQKFIDATVPQAQYLGLTIPDPAMKQDEQGHWVHGPIDWSEFKQVLAGNGPCNRDRLAARRKAHADGAWVREAAAAYAEKRARRQMAQAAE, encoded by the coding sequence ATGTACACGCAGGCGCTCAATTCGCCCGAGGAGGGCACCCTCGTCGAGGACGCCGCAGGCGCCTCGCGGTTCCAGGCGCGCATCGATGCCGAGGAGCGCATCGAGCCGAACGACTGGATGCCGTCGGCCTATCGCAAGACGCTGATCCGGCAGATTTCCCAGCACGCTCATTCCGAAATCGTCGGCATGCTGCCCGAGGGCAATTGGATCACGCGCGCGCCGAGCCTGCGCCGCAAGGCCGCGCTGCTCGCCAAGGTCCAGGACGAATGCGGTCACGGGCTGTATCTCTATGCCGCCGCCGAGACGCTCGGCGCGTCGCGCGAAGAACTCGTCGACGCGATGCTGGCCGGCAAGGCGAAGTATTCCTCGATCTTCAACTATCCCACCCTGACCTGGGCGGATATCGGCGTGATCGGCTGGCTGGTCGACGGCGCCGCGATCATGAACCAGATCCCGCTGTGCCGCTGCTCCTACGGTCCCTACGCGCGCGCGATGATCCGCGTCTGCAAGGAAGAGTCCTTCCACCAGCGCCAGGGCTACGAGATCATGCTCACGCTGTGCCGCGGCACGGCTGAGCAGAAGGCGATGGCGCAGGATGCGCTGAACCGCTGGTGGTGGCCGGTGCTGATGATGTTCGGCCCGCCCGACCAGGCGAGCCAGCACAGCGACGCCTCGACCAAGTGGAAGATCAAGCGGTTCTCGAACGACGAGCTGCGCCAGAAGTTCATCGATGCCACCGTGCCGCAAGCGCAGTATCTCGGCCTCACCATTCCCGATCCGGCTATGAAGCAGGACGAGCAGGGGCACTGGGTGCACGGGCCGATCGACTGGAGCGAGTTCAAGCAGGTGCTGGCCGGCAACGGTCCGTGCAATCGAGATCGGCTGGCGGCGCGCCGCAAGGCGCATGCTGATGGCGCCTGGGTGCGCGAGGCGGCGGCTGCCTACGCCGAGAAGCGCGCGCGCCGGCAGATGGCGCAGGCCGCCGAATAG
- a CDS encoding YeeE/YedE family protein: MAGLAIGVVYGVVSLLSGFCMMSSLRGWWAEGDGRLVRTYALAMGIAIVATQVLAADGVVDLGKSIYLQPTFSTPLMFLGGVLFGYGMVLANGCGSRALVLLGRGNLRSFVVVIVLAIAAEMTLKGLVAPLRIALTQASQTTATATSLPALLSVGGLHGAPARLLPALVLGGVLIAFAFAHAPFRRAPGQILAGLIVGLLIAAGWFATGFLGVDDFNPVPVASLTFVAPIADALQYVMLSTGSTVNFGIATVAGVLAGSCVTALIARRFELEGFHSPVHMLRSAGGAALMGIGGVMALGCSVGQGLTGLSTLALPSFVAIAGICIGTAVGLRGALRVRPLQAEPQAVR, encoded by the coding sequence ATGGCCGGTCTCGCGATCGGCGTGGTCTATGGCGTGGTTAGCCTGCTCAGCGGCTTCTGCATGATGAGCAGCCTGCGCGGCTGGTGGGCTGAGGGCGACGGCCGTCTGGTTCGGACCTACGCGCTCGCGATGGGGATCGCGATCGTTGCGACGCAGGTCCTCGCCGCCGACGGCGTCGTCGATCTCGGCAAGTCGATCTATCTGCAGCCGACCTTCTCCACGCCGCTGATGTTCTTGGGCGGTGTCCTGTTCGGCTACGGCATGGTGCTCGCGAATGGCTGCGGCTCGCGCGCGCTGGTGCTGCTCGGCCGCGGCAACCTGCGCTCGTTCGTGGTCGTTATCGTGCTGGCGATCGCGGCCGAGATGACCTTGAAGGGCCTGGTCGCGCCGCTGCGGATCGCGCTCACCCAGGCGTCGCAGACCACGGCGACAGCGACGTCGCTTCCGGCGCTGTTGTCGGTCGGCGGCCTGCATGGCGCGCCGGCGCGGCTGCTCCCGGCGCTCGTGCTCGGTGGCGTGCTGATCGCGTTTGCATTCGCGCATGCGCCGTTCCGGCGCGCGCCCGGCCAGATCCTCGCCGGTCTCATCGTCGGCCTGTTGATCGCCGCCGGCTGGTTCGCGACCGGCTTCCTTGGGGTCGACGATTTCAATCCGGTGCCGGTGGCGTCGCTGACCTTTGTCGCGCCGATCGCCGATGCCCTGCAATATGTCATGCTGTCGACCGGCTCGACGGTGAATTTCGGCATCGCCACCGTGGCCGGCGTGCTGGCCGGAAGTTGTGTGACCGCGTTGATCGCGCGCCGTTTCGAGCTCGAAGGCTTCCACTCGCCGGTCCACATGCTGCGCTCGGCCGGCGGCGCCGCGTTGATGGGCATCGGCGGCGTCATGGCGCTGGGTTGCTCGGTCGGGCAGGGCCTGACCGGCCTGTCGACCCTGGCGCTGCCGTCGTTCGTGGCCATCGCCGGTATCTGCATCGGTACGGCGGTGGGCCTGCGCGGCGCGCTGCGCGTGCGGCCCCTGCAGGCTGAGCCGCAGGCGGTGCGCTAG